The Ananas comosus cultivar F153 linkage group 22, ASM154086v1, whole genome shotgun sequence genome segment GATGTCTATCATGCTGATCAATTTTCTACAGAAGAACTAAGTTTGGAGGTGCCTGAAGCCCTTGTTCGCCCAGGTATCGTGCACAGACTGGACAAAGGGACAAGCGGGCTGCTTGTTGTTGCCAAGGTAAGTAGTTATTGTCATGTTGATAATGGATAGATTTATCCTTTACCAACCGCCTTTTTGCCTAGCTAGAGATTTTGCTAAATTATTGTTTGAGTCTAGTTGTTCGAAAAAGCACCAATAGTTTTTTCATTAGGATATCCTCTATAACTCTTCTCTCCGGCTGAAGCAGAAGCATCTAATTGGAGCTTCAATTTTTGGGCCGGAcagctcattttagcttcccATCATAGCAAAAGCCTCCGATATTTGTTAGTCAAATGTCTGGTTTTCGAAAGCTTTTGCTTTCTGAAGTTTTGTTTCAAAATCCAGGCCAAACAGTTACTAAGAAAAACTGTTTTTCCTATACTGTTTTGTTAGTTTTATATCCCATTTCATGACATTTTCCCTTCTAAAGTCACAATATAATTCGTAACTTGTAATTATTTCCTTGTGATGACAGGACGAGCACTCTCATGCCCACTTAGCGGAACAGTTCAAGCAACACACCATCAATAGAGTATATATCAGTCTTACAACTGGTGTGCCCAATCCATATTCTGCAAGAATTGAGATTCCAATTGCTCGTGATCCGAATAATCGAGTTCGTATGGTTGCTATTTCTGGATCAAATCATAGACATGCACGTTATGCTGCTAGTAGGTGATTTATGTTCATCTGTTATGCCTTTCATGTTTTCCACGTTATACTTCAGATCTCCATAAGGTAGTTGTGATGTACAAAGACTACAGAAGAATTACAAACAATTATGTACAATTTACCTCTAAAAGTGCGGCCATTGAAGCACTTCTTAGTAATACCAGCAATTTCTTCGTTGCCCTGTTAAGATACTAcgtaaaaactaaataaataaataaatacatcgGGTACTTGTTGCCCTAAATACATCAACTCTGCTTATATGAGGCATCATAACTTGAGCCTCAGTGTAGGTAGCTCTGGCCGCATCTTGAGTTTGATGGCTTATCCCTGCGCATGGATCTAATTTGTAACAACCAGATTGGAAACTTCACTAGTAATTTAGAGTGAATTTTACTTTCTATGGGTATAAATCAGATGTTGACTTGCTAATCATGTCAGGTATGAAGTGATCGAGGTTCTTGCCGGTGGTGGATCCGCACTTGTGAAGTGGAGATTAGAGACTGGGCGGACTCACCAGGTACCATAAGCTCTTACATAACCCCCTAAATGCAAAAGGGTGCACTACTAATTACAGAAATTGCTTTGTAATTATTGCCTCTTAACTCATACCAAATCTTGTATTGATGCTGTAAATTTTTCGAAATTGCGTTGCAGTTTTGAAATGTTTTAGAACCATATCAATCTTACTACCcttcaaagtgaaaaaaagaaagagcaatgATTCTCATGTTTATTCATTTGCAAGCACTAATCATAGCATTGTACTTCTCAAACTGGAAATATATCGGATTATCTAGTACTTTGCTATATCTGGCTAATGAAAATTTTCCTGCATCATTTGCATTGCCTTCCTGAAGTAGATTCGAGCACATGCAAAATACTTGGGAGTTCCCCTTCTGGGCGACGAAGTGTATGGAGGCACCAAAAGCATGGCCTTGTCACTGCTAAAGCCTAGAACTCCTTCGAGTCACCACGGCCATCTTTCACACATGATCTCTAAGTTAGATAGACCATGCCTCCATGCTTTATCTCTTGGGTAAGAACAGCCCCACCGCACATTTCATTATGATATCTCTTGCTTCAATAATTTCAGTCAATTTGTTTATGCTTCCACTTGTAGATTCGAGCATCCTCAGACAGGAGAATTCCTAAGATTCTCATGTCCTCCACCTGATGATTTTTCTGAAGTAGTCGATCAGCTTCGAGGCATAAACACATCCGTGTGCGATAAGCGCTAGAATGAAGTTTAGAAGAAAGTTTACCCGATATTCGAGCAGCATGCAAGTTAAAGAAAGGAAGAGAATACTATCCGTGGCAACTATAAGAAAAATCATAAGCTAATCGGATATGCTGAGATGCTGATTCGCGCTTCTGATTGCACAGGAAGCAAGTCAATGCAGAATAAACAGTGAATTCATATGAGGAGTTCTATGGAGCAGTACTTAATACTCTAGTTCTTGTATTTGTATTTAACATGGTTATACAAGGCTGAATCTATTCAGGCATATAGCAGGGAAAAACAGTTGTGTCCTGCAACTGGAATTAAGATTTAAGAAGGCTGAAAGTCCAAATTGGATCAGATAGACCAGCACTGGCCATTACCCTGTTAAATTGTGTTAATTTGTTCCATGTTTTGTACAAGTGCACGGATGAAACACATCAGTCTCTATTGTTAGATTATCAGTATGCTAAATTTATTCTTCCATTGTATATCTGTTTTTTGAGCCAAACTCTGCAATCCCAGAGTCAGAATGATTGTATATGATACATTGGCTTATTTTGTTGGACAATTATAAGTGGCTGGGGTAAAATTTCTGAGCTAATT includes the following:
- the LOC109727730 gene encoding RNA pseudouridine synthase 2, chloroplastic isoform X1, encoding MLSLASSSSSSSLALSSLRRNPRYRVLRAMCSSSALDPDPNPSPRLRSSHAGARLEEAVEVGSGRSRLDAWLASRIRGVSRARIQSSIRSGLVAVNGRTVDKVSHMVKGGDMISCTVSELQPLRAEAEDIPLDIVYEDEHVLVVNKPAHMVVHPAPGNANGTLVNAILHHCRLPMVTCVNDSTMSESDESLDSSDEEIDVYHADQFSTEELSLEVPEALVRPGIVHRLDKGTSGLLVVAKDEHSHAHLAEQFKQHTINRVYISLTTGVPNPYSARIEIPIARDPNNRVRMVAISGSNHRHARYAASRYEVIEVLAGGGSALVKWRLETGRTHQIRAHAKYLGVPLLGDEVYGGTKSMALSLLKPRTPSSHHGHLSHMISKLDRPCLHALSLGFEHPQTGEFLRFSCPPPDDFSEVVDQLRGINTSVCDKR